The following DNA comes from Streptomyces sp. Ag109_O5-10.
AAGGCATCTCCGATCGCTCCCACTGTGGGTGGTTTCGTCGGTGGATCAGCCAGGCGCACGTCCGCAAGCATCATCGAGCGAACCGCGGATCGGCCCGGGAAGGGAAGGCCGAGTGAGCGGCGCACGGAACTGTTGCGCCCGTCTGCGCCGACCACGAAGTCCGCACGCAGGCTTCGCTCGGCTCCGTCGGGCGCTCGCACCGCTACGTCGACCCCGGTTTCGTCCTGCTGGACACCGGTTGCTTCGTGGCCCCGCATGATGGTCACGCCGTGCGCCTGGGCACGAGACAAGAGCAGGCGCTCAGTGTTGTACTGCGGGGTCACCAGCACATGAGGGTAGCGACTCGGCAGCCGAGACAGGTCGATCCGCAAGAACTGCAGAACCGGATTGCGGATCCCGGTCAGCAACAGTTCGTCGGCGAGGCCTCGGGCGTCCAACTGCTCCATTGTCCGTGCATGCACGGCAAATGCCCGCGTGAGCTTCGACTCCCCTTCTCGCCGTTCTACGACGGTGCAGCGAAGCCCTGCTTCGGCCAAGTCGCCCGCGAGCAACAACCCCGCTGGGCCGGCTCCGACAACCAGTACATCGATGTCTGAACCCATACTCTTCCTCCGCCTGCCCCCGAGCGAGCAGCACGCCAGGTGATCATCCGGCTGTCCGGGTCGGCTGATCCCGTTGCGGATTGCTGCCCTGTTTTCGTCCGTGTCCCCGCGCCTGCCCGGGCGGATATCACACCCCCTCAACCGCACCTGACGCCCTGACCCGAATGGGGCACCACGATCACTCGAAACTCGCGGATCAGCGCATCACGAGAAAGCCGACCGGGTGGTGAACGCGTTCCCGCCGGCACGAGACGGCGGGGATATATGACAGGTCCCGGAGTCCAGCCATTCGGCTCGGCCTGCAGCGAGGCGGTCATGGAAACGCCGATGACGCCTTACAGTCCACCATGCGCAGCGCGCTTCCGCATCTTGTCAGGCGCTGCCGGTCCGCTCACATTCAGTGCGGTGCTTTCCAGCGCGCTGAAACGATGCCTCCTGATTATGGTGACCTCAGCGCCTTCTCCCGTCACAGCCCGGGCGGCGTGAAACAGGGAGCGGCGAGCGAGCTGCGAGAGGAACGCACACCATGCCCTTCGCCACTGCCAAGGACGGCACTCAGATCTTCTACAAGGACTGGGGATCCGGCCAACCCGTTGTCTTCTCCCACGGCTGGCCCCTCACGGCCGACGCCTGGGACCCCCAGATGAAGCTCATGGCGGACAACGGATTCCGCGCCATCGCCCATGACCGACGAGGCGGCGGCCGCTCGGGACAGACCTGGGACGGCAACAACCTCGACTCCTACGCCGACGACCTGGCCGCTGTCATCGAAGCCGAAGACCTCCACGACGTCATCCTGGTCGGCCACTCCACCGGCGGCGGCGAAGTCACTCGCTACATCGGCCGACACGGCACGGCCCGTGTCGCCAAACTGGTCCTGCTCGGCGCGATCCCCCCGCTCATGCTCAAGACGGAAGCCAACCCGGAAGGTCTGCCGATCGAGGTGTTCGACGAGATCCGCCAAGGTGTGCTCACAGACCGCTCCCAGTACTACAAGGACCTCAGCGCCCCGTTCTACGGGGCAAACCGTGAGGGATCGACCGTCACCCAGGGAACGCGTGACGAGTTCTGGCTCTGGAGCATGACCGTCGGAATCAAGGGCGCCTACGACTGCGTCAAGGCGTTTTCGGAAACGGACACGACCGAGGACCTGAAGAAGGTCGATGTGCCGACACTGATCGTGCACGGCGACGACGACCAGATCGTGCCCATCGTCGCAGCCGGCGACAAATCATCCAAGATCGTCAAGGGTGCGCAGTACAAGGTCTACGAGGGCGCACCGCACGGCCTCGCGATGGTGCCCAAGTACGCCGAAATCTTCAACAAGGACCTGCTGGAGTTCGCGCGCAGTTAGCGCCGAGGCGCAGGGGGCGTCCGCCGCCCGCGGTGCTCACCCGACACCGCGTGGCGGCCGCACCCAGATCGACCTGCGTCTGTACCTGTCGACGTCCTGGCTGGAGCACCGGCATCGGTACAGTGGGCCGGCACCGACGACACGGCCGCTTCTCCACGGGCTGGCGCACGGACCTGGGGTGGGCCGTGCGGTACCAGACGGTGCATGCGCACACCTGGAACGTCAGCCGAGGAGCTTGAGCGCGGTGTGGGCGATCTGCAGAAGAGCCGCGTCGTCCATGTCCGTCTTGGCGAGGAACTCGATGCCCTGCATCACGGCCAGGATCAGGCGCCCGAGTTCCTGGGGGTCGGCGCTCGGTTTGATGGATCCGTCTTGCTGGGCTTCCTTCACGCATGCGATCAGAAGGTCTTCGACCTCCTGGTACGTGGTTCTGGACCGTGAGACGACCTCGGGCTCGTTGCTGTGCAGCTCGGACGTGCTGTTGACCAGGAGACATCCCCGCCGCAGCGGGTCTTCCGCGAATCCCTTGGCCACGCCCTCCACGAGGAGAGTCAGGCGTTCGACCGCGGCACCGGGACCGGTGAGTATCGCCCGGACGCTGTTCAGCTGCTCGGTGCGGTAGCTGTCCAGCACGTGCAAGAACAGCTGCCGCTTGTCACCGAAGGCGCCGTAGAGGCTTCCCTTGCCCAGCCCGGTGGCATCCGTCAGATCCTGCAGCGACGTAGCCTCGTAGCCCTGATTCCAGAACTGCTCGCGTACGGACTCCAGGACCTGCTTTTCGTCGAATTTTCGAGGCCGTCCCATGAGGAGAGCATACGCCCTTCTTGACTCATCGGTCCAGATCTATCGGTGCTGAGGCCGTCGCGTGATGAGCCGGATGCGCGGCTGTTCGGGCTCCTGGAGCGGGGGCGGCAAAGAGGCGCGCGCGAGTCCGGGCCTGTCATCGCCTGACCCGGCCCCCTGGGGGCCGGGCCGCGCGCCGGCCTGCCTGCCGTTCGGCGTGGGGGTGCCTCAGGGCAGAGAGCGCCTGTCCGCGCCCACCCTCTGTGCGGTCATCGACCGGCGAGGGGAGTGGCGTACCTCGCACCGCCGTTTTTGCCCGTACGGTCCATAACGAAGTTCTTTACCGTATAGTCCATAACTGTGCCCGCCTCCCGTGCGGGCCGTGACGTGCTAGCGGCGCTTGGCGAACGGACGATGTCCGCGCCGAAGAGGAGTAATGATCATGGGACAGCTTGACGGAAAGACGGCCGTCGTCACCGGAGGCAACAGCGGAATCGGCCTGGCCACTGCCAAGCGGTTCGCGCGCGAAGGTGCCCACGTGTTCATCACCGGGCGCCGGCAGGAGGCCCTCGACGCCGCCCTGGCCGAGATCGGCCACGGGGCCACCGCGGTAAGGGGCGATGTCGCCGACCTCGCAGACATCGACCGCCTCTACGCGGCCGTCGAAGAGCGGGGGCGGACCATCGACGTGCTGTTCGCCAACGCAGGTGGCGGCGAATTCGCCACTCTCGAACAGGTCACGGAGGAGCACTTCGACGCGACGTTCAACACCAACGTCAGGGGGATGCTCTTCACCGTCCAGAAGGCAATTCCGTTCCTCAGCGACGGCGCGTCGGTGATCCTGACCGGGTCGACCGCGGCCACTTCGGGCGAGGCCGCCTTCGGCGTGTACGCCGCATCCAAGGCCGCCGTCCGGTCCTTCTCCCGCACCTGGGCCAACGAACTCAGGGGACGGGCCATCCGGGTGAACACCCTGGTACCCGGGCCGATCGTCACGCCGGGCATCAACGGACTGGCTGCCGACGCCACCGAGGCCGCCAAACTGAGGGACGTCTTCGCCAGCCAGGTGCCACTGGGCCGGATGGGACACCCCGACGAGGCCGCTGCCGCCGCTCTGTTCCTCGCCGGCAGCGAAAGCAGCTTCGTCACCGGATCGGAGTTGTTCGTGGACGGCGGACTCAACCAGATCTGACCGCATCACTGGCGGTCCGCTCGGTTGTGCTGAAGGGTCCCGCCCAGTTCCCCATATGCGGCCTCCGAACCTCGCGCCTATTCGGACGACAGCGCACGGGCTACGGCCCCTCGCGCCGAATCTGGTTCACGGCGCCGTGCGGGTGCCGACTACGTCTATACCGAAACCGCAAACCCAAAAGGAAGCACTGAAATGAGCAGCAACATCCATGCAATGGTCGCAAACGTCGCGGTGGATGACCTTGACGCCGCTATCCCGCTCTACCAGGAGCTGACCGGAGAAACGGAAGTCCGCCGATTCCCCTACCGTGAGCTCGAGTTGGCACTGGTGGGACCATTCCTGCTCTACTCCGGCCCCCTTGAGAAGTATGTCTGGCAGAACGGAACCGTCATCGTCGGCTCCCTGGCTCCCGTTCTTGAGGCTCTCGGCAAGGCGAACGCCGAAATCCTTGAAGCTCCCAACGAAGTACCCAACGGGACCAGAATCGTCGCTCGCC
Coding sequences within:
- a CDS encoding alpha/beta fold hydrolase; translation: MPFATAKDGTQIFYKDWGSGQPVVFSHGWPLTADAWDPQMKLMADNGFRAIAHDRRGGGRSGQTWDGNNLDSYADDLAAVIEAEDLHDVILVGHSTGGGEVTRYIGRHGTARVAKLVLLGAIPPLMLKTEANPEGLPIEVFDEIRQGVLTDRSQYYKDLSAPFYGANREGSTVTQGTRDEFWLWSMTVGIKGAYDCVKAFSETDTTEDLKKVDVPTLIVHGDDDQIVPIVAAGDKSSKIVKGAQYKVYEGAPHGLAMVPKYAEIFNKDLLEFARS
- a CDS encoding VOC family protein, which translates into the protein MSSNIHAMVANVAVDDLDAAIPLYQELTGETEVRRFPYRELELALVGPFLLYSGPLEKYVWQNGTVIVGSLAPVLEALGKANAEILEAPNEVPNGTRIVARHPDGSVFEYMQLRA
- a CDS encoding TetR/AcrR family transcriptional regulator, encoding MGRPRKFDEKQVLESVREQFWNQGYEATSLQDLTDATGLGKGSLYGAFGDKRQLFLHVLDSYRTEQLNSVRAILTGPGAAVERLTLLVEGVAKGFAEDPLRRGCLLVNSTSELHSNEPEVVSRSRTTYQEVEDLLIACVKEAQQDGSIKPSADPQELGRLILAVMQGIEFLAKTDMDDAALLQIAHTALKLLG
- a CDS encoding SDR family oxidoreductase, translated to MGQLDGKTAVVTGGNSGIGLATAKRFAREGAHVFITGRRQEALDAALAEIGHGATAVRGDVADLADIDRLYAAVEERGRTIDVLFANAGGGEFATLEQVTEEHFDATFNTNVRGMLFTVQKAIPFLSDGASVILTGSTAATSGEAAFGVYAASKAAVRSFSRTWANELRGRAIRVNTLVPGPIVTPGINGLAADATEAAKLRDVFASQVPLGRMGHPDEAAAAALFLAGSESSFVTGSELFVDGGLNQI